A genomic window from Brassica oleracea var. oleracea cultivar TO1000 chromosome C8, BOL, whole genome shotgun sequence includes:
- the LOC106307548 gene encoding pentatricopeptide repeat-containing protein At3g54980, mitochondrial yields MRSLLAFRKIPPPFLLRWLIHSKPFCSQFRFPKESGNPSPQANGSASDENPPTSSVVVENLSTTKPEQKDESRVIDALLDRRNDPESALRFYNWARPGSFEVGDSFWLLINILVSSPESHGRARDLLQRYVSSSSPMTMPKVLVTNLVESAKSFGFEVKALPFSYLLNAYTRERRTDYAVDCINLMIELGLPPYVRYVNNTLSALVRMNSINEAKELYGKMVATGLVAGDKATAHLLMRASLREEKPEEALEVFSEAIERGEEPDGLLYSLAIQACCKTVNLGMAFGLLREMKEKKKLCVSQETYTSVIVALVKQDKVEEAVRLKDEMVSEGIPMNVIAATSLVKGHCKNGDLGSALEIFRKMEREGPSPNRVTFSVLIEWFSKNGDMERVLEFYKKMEALGITPSAFQVHSVIQVCLKGQRPEHGLKLFDDYFETGTANIFICNSMLSWLCKQGKIDETKDLLRKMESRGLGPNVVSYNNVMLALCRTKRLDLALTVFSEMLEKDIKPNDYTYSTLIDGCFKNRDFHNAWEVIAQMNSSDIEVNEVVYHTVINGLCKSGQSSKARDMLEDLMREKRVCIGCMSYNTIIDGFIKESRMDSAVAAYREMCGNGVSPNVVTYTCMMDGLCKNSRMDQALEMRKEMKNKGLKLDVPAYGALIDGFCKKGEMKSASALFSELLKEGLDPNEAVYNSLISGFRNLGNMEAGLDLYKKMLKDGLRCDLRTYTTLVDGLLKEGNLIMAFGLYTEMQGLGIVADEIMCSVIVNGLSKMGQFVEVVKMFEEMKKNDVTPNVFIYNAVIAGHFKEGNLDEAFRLHDEMLDKGLVPDGVTFDILVRGKYGESQCIGVESL; encoded by the coding sequence ATGCGATCTTTATTAGCTTTCAGAAAAATCCCACCACCGTTTCTTCTTCGTTGGTTGATACACAGTAAACCCTTTTGCTCACAGTTTCGATTTCCCAAAGAATCCGGCAATCCAAGCCCACAAGCTAACGGATCCGCTTCCGACGAGAATCCACCCACCTCCTCCGTAGTAGTAGAGAATCTCTCGACTACAAAGCCTGAACAGAAAGACGAATCGCGTGTAATCGACGCGCTTCTAGACCGGAGGAACGATCCGGAATCAGCTCTTCGGTTCTACAACTGGGCTAGACCTGGAAGTTTCGAAGTCGGTGACTCCTTCTGGTTACTCATTAACATTCTCGTTAGCTCTCCCGAGAGCCACGGACGCGCACGTGACTTGCTCCAACGGTACGTGTCTTCAAGCAGTCCGATGACAATGCCAAAGGTCTTAGTCACTAACTTGGTAGAATCAGCGAAGTCGTTTGGGTTTGAAGTAAAGGCGTTGCCTTTTAGTTACTTGTTGAATGCTTACACCAGAGAGAGGAGGACTGATTACGCTGTGGATTGCATTAATCTAATGATAGAGCTAGGTTTGCCTCCTTACGTTAGATATGTCAACAACACTTTAAGCGCTTTAGTGAGAATGAACTCGATAAACGAAGCTAAGGAGCTCTATGGTAAGATGGTCGCTACTGGTCTTGTTGCTGGTGATAAAGCCACAGCGCATTTACTGATGCGAGCGAGTTTAAGAGAAGAGAAACCCGAGGAGGCTTTGGAGGTTTTTAGTGAAGCTATCGAGAGAGGAGAGGAGCCTGATGGTTTGCTTTATAGCCTTGCTATCCAAGCTTGCTGCAAGACGGTTAATTTGGGTATGGCGTTTGGTTTGTTGAGAGAGATGAAGGAGAAGAAGAAGCTGTGTGTCTCGCAGGAGACGTATACTTCTGTGATAGTGGCTTTGGTGAAGCAAGATAAGGTGGAGGAGGCGGTTAGGTTGAAGGATGAGATGGTGAGCGAGGGGATACCGATGAATGTGATTGCAGCAACGAGTCTGGTCAAGGGACATTGCAAGAACGGTGACTTGGGTAGCGCTTTGGAGATCTTTCGTAAGATGGAAAGAGAAGGACCGTCTCCGAACCGTGTTACTTTCTCGGTTTTGATAGAGTGGTTTAGTAAGAACGGGGACATGGAAAGAGTGCTTGAGTTTTACAAGAAGATGGAAGCTTTAGGTATTACTCCTTCCGCCTTTCAAGTCCACTCGGTGATCCAAGTGTGTTTGAAAGGTCAGAGACCGGAACATGGATTGAAACTCTTTGATGACTACTTCGAAACCGGTACTGCAAACATCTTCATTTGTAACAGTATGTTGTCTTGGCTATGCAAGCAAGGTAAGATAGACGAGACTAAAGACTTGTTAAGGAAGATGGAGAGTAGAGGTCTTGGACCTAATGTAGTTTCTTACAACAACGTGATGCTTGCCCTCTGCAGAACGAAGAGGCTGGACTTGGCTCTTACTGTCTTTTCAGAAATGCTGGAGAAGGATATAAAGCCTAACGACTACACTTACTCCACTCTGATCGACGGGTGTTTCAAGAATCGTGATTTTCACAACGCTTGGGAAGTCATCGCTCAGATGAACTCTTCCGATATCGAAGTCAATGAGGTCGTGTACCACACGGTTATCAATGGTTTATGCAAATCTGGTCAGAGTTCTAAAGCGAGAGATATGTTGGAAGATCTGATGAGAGAGAAGCGGGTTTGTATCGGTTGCATGAGTTACAACACCATCATCGATGGATTTATCAAAGAGAGTAGAATGGACTCTGCCGTTGCAGCTTACAGGGAGATGTGTGGCAATGGTGTTTCGCCGAACGTGGTGACTTATACATGTATGATGGATGGGTTATGTAAAAACAGTAGAATGGATCAAGCGCTGGAGATGAGGAAGGAGATGAAGAACAAAGGTCTGAAGCTTGATGTTCCAGCTTATGGTGCACTTATCGATGGGTTCTGCAAAAAGGGTGAAATGAAAAGTGCATCTGCTCTGTTCTCTGAGCTCTTGAAAGAAGGGCTGGATCCAAACGAAGCTGTTTACAACAGCTTGATATCTGGATTCCGTAATCTTGGAAACATGGAAGCAGGGCTTGATTTGTACAAGAAAATGTTGAAAGACGGTCTGAGATGTGATCTGCGGACGTACACAACGCTGGTCGATGGGTTGTTGAAAGAAGGAAACTTGATCATGGCCTTTGGTTTGTACACAGAGATGCAGGGGTTGGGTATTGTGGCTGATGAGATCATGTGTTCGGTTATCGTAAACGGTCTTAGCAAGATGGGACAGTTTGTGGAAGTGGTTAAGATGTTTGAGGAGATGAAGAAGAATGATGTCACTCCAAATGTGTTTATCTACAACGCTGTGATTGCAGGACATTTTAAAGAAGGAAACCTTGATGAGGCTTTTAGACTTCATGATGAGATGCTTGACAAGGGTCTTGTACCCGATGGTGTTACATTTGATATTCTAGTGAGAGGGAAATATGGAGAATCTCAATGTATTGGTGTAGAAAGTTTGTAG